One Natrinema longum genomic window, ACACCTTACAGTGCCGGCACGGTTTCCTCCGGTACTAATGACGCGGTCTATCATCGATCGACGCAGCAGCGAATCACAGTCCGCGGAGGTCGAGACTGGTTTGTGTCCCGATTGCGAGACCGACACGATCGTCCACGATCCGGACCGCGGCGAACAAGTCTGCAAACAGTGTGGCCTCGTCCTCACCGAGGACCCGATCGATTACGGGCCGGAGTGGCGAGCGTTCAACGCACAGGAACACGACGAACTCTCGCGCGTCGGTGCGCCGTTGACACAGTCGATGCACGATCGCGGATTGACGACGACCATCGACTGGCGGAACAAGGACGCGAACGGCCACTCGATGTCCGCGGACAAACACGGCCAACTCCACCGCCTCCGCGTCTGGCAGGAACGGATTCGGACGAAAAACGCGGGTGAACGGAACCTCAAGTACGCCCTCTCGGAGATCGATCGGATGGTCAGCGCCCTCGGCGTTCCGAAACCGGTCAAAGAGACTGCGAGCGTCATCTACCGGCAGGCTCTCGAGCAGGATCTCATCCGGGGCCGATCGATCGAAGGCGTCGCGACCAGCGCCCTCTATACGGCCTGTCGGAAAGAAGATATTCCACGAAGTCTCGAGGAAGTAACGTCGGTTTCACGGGTCGATCAACGCGAGATCGGCCGGACGTATCGATACATTGCGGACGAACTAGATATTAATCTGGAGCCGACGAACCCGCGACAGTTCGTCCCGCGGTTTTGCTCGGAGCTCGATGTCGGAACCGACGTCGAGAGCAAAGCGATCGAGATCATCGATCGGACGACCGAACAGGGGCTCCATTCGGGCAAATCGCCGACCGGGTTCGCAGCCGCAGCCATCTACGCGGCCGGCCTCCTCTGTGACGAGACCATCCCCCAGCGGGCCGTCGCCGACACCGCGCAGACGACGGTCGTGACGGTCCGGAACCGATATCGCGAGCAGCTCGAGGCGATCGATCAGCAGCCGGCTACATGATCGATCGCTCCGTCTCGTCGCCCTCTCGGTCCGCATCGACGATCGCCTGCAGCGTCGCGTAGGGGACGAACGCGATGAACTCGTCGGCCTCGTCGTAGAGTTCGACGCCGTTGTCGACGTATTCGTACCGATCGCAGTCGATCAGCCCCTCGGGCAGGATCACACGGAACATACCCCCACGGACACCGTCCAGCGGAATATAGGTGTGTGCCGTCTCACCGACGGGGGCGACTCGAGGGCGGACTTCCGGGGAGCGCGAGTCGTATCCTTTCGTAACGGCTTTTTTCTCGGCCCCAAATCCCATCCTATGGACGTACAGTCGTTTCTCGTCGCAACGCTGGTCGCTCACGTCGGGTTCGCGATCGTCGTGACGGGCCACGCGTTCGCGACCGATCGGGATGCCGGCATCTGGCCGTTCGTCACCCTGGCGTTCGGGCTGGCCGGGATCGCTGGCTACTTCTTCTACGACGAGACGGCGGACTCGGGCCGGATCTGAGTTCGGACGGGCGGCTGTCAGTCAGTGCCGGCGACGCAACCGGGTTGTGGGGTCGCCGGTCACTCGGGACAGCAACCCGTCTCAGTCCCCGGTTGCAACGGGTTCCTCGCCACCGGCTTGTGAGCCATCACCCCAGACGCCCGCGGAGAGGTCGATCCCGTCGGTCCACTTGCCGACGACGGACGCGACCGCGAGGTCGCCGGTCACGTTGTTCGTCGTCGCGATCCGTCCGAGGATCGGGTCGACACCGGCGACGAACCCGACGATCTCGAGGGGTAATCCGACGGCGTTCAGGATGACGGTGAGCATGATCAGCCCGGCACCGGGGACGCCGGCCGTGCCGATACTGATCAGGATCACGGTCGCGAGGACGATCAACTGATCGCCCAGTCCCAGCGAAACTCCGACCATGTTAGCGGCAAATACTACCGTCACGGCCTGTCTGATCGCTGCACCGTCCATGTTGATCGTCGCCCCGAGGGGGAGGCCAAAGCCGTAGACGGATTCGTCGATCCGCAGGTTCGTTTCGGCGTCAGTGATCGTCACCGGCAGCGTCCCGCTTGAGGAGCGGATGGTAAAAGCCGTCAACATCGCGTCTTTCGCGCCGTTGAGGAACGCCAGCGGTGACTGGCCGAGGATCCCCACGGTCATCAGGCCCAGATAGGTAACGGTCATGTGGACCGCGATTCCGATCGCGATGACGCCGACGAGCGCGCCCAGTTGCACGATCGCGCCCAGTCCCTCGGTCCCGATCGCGGCAGCCATCAGCGCGAAGACGCCGACGACGCCGTACTCCATGACACCCCAGACGATCTTGAACAGCGCCTGCGTGCCGGCGTCGATAAACGAGAAGAAGCCGTCGATCGCGTCCTCGATCGGCTCGTCGGTCGTCGACTCGCGGACGATCGTCAACGCCAACCCGAAGACGATGACGACGAAGATCGTCGCCAGAATCTCGCCGTTGACCATCGCGGCCAGCGGATTCTCGGGGACGATACCGAGAACCACTTCGGAAACCGACGGCGGTTCGGCTTGCTGGGCCTCGCCACCGGTGAACTCGACTGCCGTCCCGGGATCGAACAGGTTCGCGACCGCGAGGCCGATCACGGCCGCGATCGTCGTCGTCGCGGCGTAGAGCGCGACGGTCAACCCCCCGACTTTCCCGAGTTTCGACGGTGTCAGCTTGCGCATCCCACCGAGCAGCGTGAAGACGATCAGCGGGATGATCAACATCTCGAGCAGTCGCAAGAAGAGGTCGCCAAACGGGCTGAGAACGCCGGCGCGTTCGCCGGCGATCGCGCCGACCGCCGTCCCGAGAACGAACGCGACCGCGATACGGTAGATAATTGGGACGGAGCGATACTGCGTCCAGATTCGTCGCGGCACCGATTGCTGCGTCGTGGTCATCGACGCAGCCTATGAACTGGACCCATCAACCCGTGTCGCTACCGGTGAGAGTCGCCCATGCCTACAACGAACCCGGCCGGCGTGACCGCCGACGTGCCCCCGTCGTCAGGCCAGGAAGACGTGTCGCGGTCGGTCCGTGAGGATATCGCGGCCGAACTCGACGGTCTCCGAGAAGGCGTCGCTCCGGAAGAACTGCATGGCGTCCTCGCGGGCGTCCCAGCGGCTGGCGATGAACATGTCGTTGTCGTCCTCGCGGTTGACAAGCAGGTCGGTCTTGCGGTGGCCCTCCATGTCGGTGAGAACGCCCGCCACGTCGCCGAAGGTGTCGACGAAGTCGCCGCGGTGGTCGGGTTCGACGGTGTAGAACATCCCCATGGTGCCCCACGAATCGCTCTCGTCGTCGCCGGCCTGCCGGACGATTCCGGGCAACTCGGCGAGGAACCCGGCTGCCGTGTTCGCGGCCCGGTCGGTCTCCCAGAGGCTGACAACGGCGTTTTCACTCCCCTCACCGTTTGGCTCGTAGACTGCCGTCTTCACGTGGGTATCGTAGTGGTCGAAGTTCTCCCGGTAGCCGTCGACCTCCTCGAACAGTTCGTCGGCGTCGGCCGCCGAATAGAGGACGACCGCGTGGACGTCCTCGCCGTGGGGCTGGCCGGCGTAGATTCCCTGGTCCTCGAGTTCGTTGCGGAGGTCCTCGTCGTCGCTCCCGTGTGCATGGTCGCCGTCCCCACCGTGGGCACTCGAGTCCGCGTCGTGGTGGCCCTCGGCGTGGGGATGCGCGTCGTCACCCTCCTGTGGAACCGCCTCGCCGGCGAGGAAGGCCTCGAGGTGTTCGGGCGGGAACCGCCGTGCCGAGAGGAACCGACCGAACTCGGCGAAGCGGGAACTCGAGGGATCGAAGCGCATCTCGTAGAGCAGTTCCTTGACGTCGGTCGGGTCGTCGCCGAACAGGGTGATCCCCCACTCGAAGTCGTCGAGGCCGACGCTGCCGGAGATGATCTGGGTGACGCGGCCGGCGTAGTCCTTGCCGATCTCGCCGTGGTTCGCGAGGTAGTCGGCCCGCTCGTCGAAGGGCAGTTCGTACCAGTTGTGGTCTGGCCCGCGGCGCTTGCTCATCGGATAGAAGCTCAGGAACTC contains:
- a CDS encoding transcription initiation factor IIB, translating into MTRSIIDRRSSESQSAEVETGLCPDCETDTIVHDPDRGEQVCKQCGLVLTEDPIDYGPEWRAFNAQEHDELSRVGAPLTQSMHDRGLTTTIDWRNKDANGHSMSADKHGQLHRLRVWQERIRTKNAGERNLKYALSEIDRMVSALGVPKPVKETASVIYRQALEQDLIRGRSIEGVATSALYTACRKEDIPRSLEEVTSVSRVDQREIGRTYRYIADELDINLEPTNPRQFVPRFCSELDVGTDVESKAIEIIDRTTEQGLHSGKSPTGFAAAAIYAAGLLCDETIPQRAVADTAQTTVVTVRNRYREQLEAIDQQPAT
- a CDS encoding dicarboxylate/amino acid:cation symporter, with the protein product MTTTQQSVPRRIWTQYRSVPIIYRIAVAFVLGTAVGAIAGERAGVLSPFGDLFLRLLEMLIIPLIVFTLLGGMRKLTPSKLGKVGGLTVALYAATTTIAAVIGLAVANLFDPGTAVEFTGGEAQQAEPPSVSEVVLGIVPENPLAAMVNGEILATIFVVIVFGLALTIVRESTTDEPIEDAIDGFFSFIDAGTQALFKIVWGVMEYGVVGVFALMAAAIGTEGLGAIVQLGALVGVIAIGIAVHMTVTYLGLMTVGILGQSPLAFLNGAKDAMLTAFTIRSSSGTLPVTITDAETNLRIDESVYGFGLPLGATINMDGAAIRQAVTVVFAANMVGVSLGLGDQLIVLATVILISIGTAGVPGAGLIMLTVILNAVGLPLEIVGFVAGVDPILGRIATTNNVTGDLAVASVVGKWTDGIDLSAGVWGDGSQAGGEEPVATGD
- a CDS encoding heme-binding protein; translated protein: MDRRQPPQTEEGWYVLHDFRSIDWDAWREAPERRRSQAIDEGVDYLQSSVAVRDADAGESAVFSVLGHKADLLVLHLRPTLSDIDTLERRFEHTALAEFTERADSYLSVTEVSGYMSQDYFDEDSEVEDTGLERYIESRLKPEIPDSEFLSFYPMSKRRGPDHNWYELPFDERADYLANHGEIGKDYAGRVTQIISGSVGLDDFEWGITLFGDDPTDVKELLYEMRFDPSSSRFAEFGRFLSARRFPPEHLEAFLAGEAVPQEGDDAHPHAEGHHDADSSAHGGDGDHAHGSDDEDLRNELEDQGIYAGQPHGEDVHAVVLYSAADADELFEEVDGYRENFDHYDTHVKTAVYEPNGEGSENAVVSLWETDRAANTAAGFLAELPGIVRQAGDDESDSWGTMGMFYTVEPDHRGDFVDTFGDVAGVLTDMEGHRKTDLLVNREDDNDMFIASRWDAREDAMQFFRSDAFSETVEFGRDILTDRPRHVFLA